From the genome of Ziziphus jujuba cultivar Dongzao chromosome 4, ASM3175591v1:
TTTTGAAGATACCCATTTTGGAAGTTGTTCTAATGGTTTCCATGTGGGTATCAGTTTTCAAGTATCCATGTTTGTCTGTAGCCTGGATTTTTGATCctttctgtttgtttttttttttttttttggctaatttttcttttttgttgttctTTTGCTGCTGGGTCTCAGTGTTCGAGGTCAATCTATGAACTCGAAGTTGGATACTGAGAATTTCAGAATCTGGTTTTGAGTAAGgtggcaaaaaattaaaaaaactgtcTGAAAATcatgtatttttcttcttaccCTCTTGATGAGTATCTTTTGTGTGCTGTTTATCATCAACGTCACATTGCTGACAGATTTTTGTCATCTTCAACCTTATGATTGTGTAAGCTGGTctaggaagaagaagaatcaaCAAGTTATTGTGAGAGCTGTTTTTCAAACATGAAGATGTTTGGGATTACAAGACTTGGGCATCTATCCATGAGGGGAATGCTAGTttcattgattttttgtttatggtttCCATTGGGAGTGTTTGGTGGGACTTTAAATGCCACTGTTCATTCTTCAAGGCCGAAAACTTTGAATATTGGAGCTCTGTTTACTTCTAATTCGGTTATTGGGAGGTCGGCTAAACCAGCAATTTTGGCTGCCGTGGATGATGTTAATTCTGACCCTACTGTTCTTCAGGGGACAAAATTGAATGTTGTTGTCCATGACACGAATTGCAGTGCATTTCTTGGAACGGTTGAAGGTAATTCCTGAAACTGAATTCTAAAGGAGATACAGAATCTGTTTTTTCACCAtctatctattattatttgctgagctttttatttgtttctttatttggtGGATAGAAGTGGGTTTAAAGGAATCATTCTGCCTTGAAATGAAAAGGGCGTCTTAGTTATTAATTTAGTTGCAAATTTTACGTTAAATTCTTCAATTTCTGTATCATAGGCATTTGGCACTTCAAAATTCAGTTTATGGATAATGGTTTCAACTTCCATTGAACTTTTGAAAATATCCAGTGGATAGTAACATTCAAAGTCTATTCTTCTGCTACTTATGGCAGAGAacgtttttctctttttttatttttattttttatatgaattgtatTTCTcgccttttttctttgtttggctCAAAGGTCTAGTATGTACGTTTACAGCATTCACAATGCTGAACTGCTCAATCTTTGAGAATACAATTCTTTATCGTGCCATGAAAGTCCTTGTTGAAAGAAAAGGCAGTCCAGTGGTTCTCTCTcagtattatatttatattgtacAAACAGCAAGAATTTTTGAGCAGGAATCTTCTTTATTTTGCTGTtcgatttgtttttctttctttctttctatctttttttttttttttttgggtttttgagcTGACAGATTGGTTTGGTTTTATGATTTTCCTGCTCGAATGCTGTAGTTTGAATGCTAAGTCGATGTACTTTACTTTTCCATTGATTTCTTTGCCTGGTAGAAGTGTCTGAAACATTCTAAAATAATctctcttgtttttattttgtttttcttttctttaatgtTAAGTAATCATAAATCCCACAAGCTTAAGCTAATAGAAAGTTAATCTAACTGTGTATTTCAAGCCgatgcaaaatatatttatttttaacactTAAAAAGGCTACTTTTGAAAGAATTTGAGCTTTATTTAGGAAAAAGGACACCTATGAAAGCAGGACCTTGGTTTGACGTCCCAGCctgagtttttttttgtctaaatcTGTGTCTAACCTTTATAAGTTGAGTCTTAGATGAAAAGACACTGAATTATGTTTATATCTGCCTctgttaaaaattaatgatatcATTCTTAATGTAGCTTTGCAGCTGGTGGAAAGTGATGTGGTTGCCGCAATTGGTCCACAATCCTCTGGAATAGCTCATGTCATTTCCCATGTTGTTAATGAACTCCATGTCCCACTTCTTTCATTCGGAGCAACAGACGCCACTCTTTCTTCACTGCAGTATCCCTATTTTGTTCGCACTACTCAGAGTGACTATTTTCAGATGCATGCCATTGCTGATTTCGTTGATTATCATGAATGGAAAGAAGTAATTGCCATCTTTGTTGATGATGACTATGGCAGAAATGGGATTTCTGTATTGGGTGATGCCTTGTCAAAGAAGCGCGCCAAGATCACTTATAAGGCTGCCTTCTCTCCTGGAGCCCCCAAAAGTGCAATCAATGAATTGCTAGTTGGAGTAAACCTCATGGAATCTCGGGTATATGTTGTACATGTTAATCCTGACACTGGGTTGGAAATTTTTTCTGTTGCCAAGTCCCTTGGAATGATGGGTGGTGGCTATGTTTGGATTGCAACAGATTGGCTTCCTTCTGTTCTTGATTCAATAGAACCTAACACTCAGACTATGAATCTCTTACAAGGGGTTGTCGCTTTTCGTCATCACACCCCAGATACCGATGCCAAAAAGAATTTTATGTCTAGGATAAACAATCCAAATCAGAAAGGGAGTGTGAAACTCAATTCTTTTGCTCTTTATGCTTATGATTCTGTTTGGTTAGCAGCCCGCGCTCTTGATGTTTTCTTCAATGAAGGTGGAAATATATCTTTTAGTAATGACCCAAAGTTGCAAGATACAAGTAACAGCACACTGCGCTTAACATCATTACGTATATTTGATGGAGGCCAACAATATCTACAAACAATTCTTAAAATGAACATGACAGGTCTGAGTGGTAGGTTTCAATTTGATGTGGACAAAAATCTAATTCATCCAGCATATGATATTCTTAATATCGGTGGAAGTGGATCCCGCAGGGTTGGTTATTGGTCAAATTATTCACATCTCTCTGTTGTTGCTCCGGAGATCCTTTATACAAAGCCTCCTAATACTTCGACCAGTAGTCAGCGCCTTTACAGCATTATATGGCCAGGTGAAACTACAACGACACCTCGTGGATGGGTATTTCCCAACAATGGAAAGCCTCTAAGAATTGCTGTGCCTAACCGAGTAAGTTACAAAGAGTTTGTTGCTAAAGATAAGGGCCCTCCAGGGGTCAAAGGGTACTCTATTGATGTCTTTGAAGCTGCCATTAACTTGTTGCCTTATCCTGTACCACGGACATATATGTTATTTGGAAATGGCAAGAGGAATCCCGAGTATAGTGACCTTGTATATCAAGTTGCTGAAAATGTGAGTATGCAGCTTCCTAGATATAACTTTTAACTTTGTTACGATCCTACTTATCCATGACTATGATTGGTCTAAATAGGATTTAAATACCTGCTGTATGGCTCTTAACTTGTATACATGAAAAGTCTTGTCATTAAGTGAAGTTTGTTACCTGATTGGTCTAAAAAGGATTAAAAATACCTGCTTTGATGTGGCTAGTTTGAGAGTTCTAGAGTCCTGCTGTGGTGTTTGAATCATGGTAAGTATCTTGATGTGCTCTCTTCCTTTCCAGCAATATGATGCAGCTGTGGGAGATGTTACAATTACCACAAATAGGACAAAGATTGTGGATTTTACACAGCCTTACATGGAATCAGGACTGGTTGTAGTTGCTCctgtcaaaaaggaaaaatctagTGCATGGGCATTCCTCAAACCCTTTACTTGGCAAATGTGGGCTGTCACTTGTGCTTTCTTCCTTTCCGTGGGAGCTGTTGTTTGGATTCTTGAGCACCGGATCAATCATGAGTTCCGTGGTCCACCAAGCCAACAACTCATTACAATTTTTTGGTATGTATTACCTCATTATAGCTTCTATTTACTGAATGGATTTTTAAAGCCTTCATTTCATGAGCTAGAAGATGTCTTTCTGTAAATTATGTTAGAAGCCCCATGTGAGGGACCTAGCTGTTGCCTGGATGATTGATGAATCACTTGGTGACGTGTGAAATCCAACTTATATACTATTGCAAACAGTTGAAGGAGAGTGTATCATTTGTCTCTTGTAGTGTTGGAGAAATTGGTTCActatttgaattatttgattGACTGTTTTTGAAGTAAGATCTCAATTTCGAGTACTTCTAGTTAAAGTAACTTTAAAATGTATTAAGATGACTTTTCCTGCTCAGACACAATTCCAGCCGTTAGTGCAACTGTTGTTTGTGTCATAAATGGAAGGGTaccttttttaatgaaattttcctGTTCCTTGCAGGTTTAGTTTCTCAACAATGTTTTTCTCACACAGTACGTATTTCATTAATCTTTATTAATCCCATGaacatatttttattgtaatatcACTTCTCTAACTTTCTTTGATGCTTGGACTTTTGTCACAGGAGAGAACACTGTGAGCACCCTTGGACGTTTGGTGCTGATTATTTGGCTATTTGTAGTGCTAATTATAAATTCAAGCTACACAGCTAGTTTAACATCAATCCTCACAGTTCAGCAACTGACATCACGAATTGAAGGGATTGACAGCCTCATAACAACTACCGATCGTATAGGAGTTCAAGATGGGTCATTTGCATGGAGATATCTAATTGATGAGCTAAACATAGCAGAATCTAGACTTGTCAAGTTAAGAAACATGGAAGCTTATCTTGATGCCCTTTTGCGTGGACCCAAAAATGGAGGGGTAGCTGCAGTTGTTGATGAGCTTCCTTACATTGAGCTCTTCATGTCCAACAGCAAATGTGAATTCAGGACTGTGGGCCAGGAATTTACAAAAAGCGGATGGGGATTTGTAAGTATTCACTAACCTAAACAAGTTATTGCCGCATCAACTGCTGGCCTGCGTACTCCACGGTTTTTTTTTGCTAAGATTTCCagcaataatatattttcaccCTTGATAAATTCTAGATGATATTAGCATGACACAACGTATTTCATATCTTATATTAGATTGTTATATACTATTGAGAGGTTGATCTTGAATTGCCCTAAATTTATTACTTACCATAGACTATATTATTAGATCATGTTTATTTAAGtaacacaagaaaaaaaaaaaaatgaaaaaaatgggtAACAAATGTCAAGCTCTATCTAACTATATTATCATGTAATGTTGCTGATTGCTGAACTAGATATGGAAGAAATTCTACTTTCAATGTTGTGGATTTCTCACTCTTAGAGCTGCTAGTTGACAGATAGTTTTTTCCTCTCAAGTGGCCTTGGTTCAAATTGCTTTTACATAACACATTGTGgtattaagaatatatatatatatatatatatatatttttttttttggggttatagATGGTATTTGTTTTCATTGTACCTTTAGAGACCTTTCAAAACAAAGACTTCCTATCAAATAATCTTTCCAGTATCTAAATGTACCTTTCATCTCAGAAATTTTACTCCTTTTTTTGTCCAGTGTTCATAAGTTCCTAAGTCATCATGAAATCAGTGGGTCAGTTGCATCTTAATCTTCGATCTATGTCcataagttattattattttgacaatttaattatgcaaaatgaataatataaatttgCAAGAATATCCTTTAGATAGGAATTAATAAGAATTTATAAGACATGAATAACATTGCCAAATATTGTTCTTATATTTACATTTCCATGTGTCAGGCATTCCAAAGGGACTCTCCTCTTGCAGTGGACTTATCAACTGCCATTCTTCAACTCTCTGAGAATGGTGATCTCCAAAAGATCCATAATAAGTGGCTCACACAAAATGGATGCTCGATGCAAATCAGTGATGTTTCTGATGATAATCGGCTCTCTTTTAATAGCTTCTGGGGTCTGTTCCTTATCTGTGGCATTGCATGTTTCATTGCTCTTACTGTGTTCTTCTGCAGAATCTTCTGTCAATACCGTAAATTTATCCCAGAGAATGGGAATGGGGATATTGAGGAGATTGAACCTGAGAGGACCAGTCGAAGGTCGATTCGATCAACCAGTTTCAAGGACTTGATGGATTTTGTGGatagaaaagaagaagagattAAGAAGATACTTAAGAGGAAAAATAGTGATAATAAACAAGCTAGCCAAAGCTCCGATGGGCAGCCAAATTCTCCACCTTGAAGAAGATTTGTTCTCCCAACGGTTGGTTTCTGATTCTCCACAATGTAACTAGACTATCAAAAGCAAAATCATATACGCTAATGTAATTGCTCCTTCACTTAATACAAGGAGTAAGACAGATTGAATATAGCAATTACaggtttttcttttcctttttttttttttttttttttttggtttcctcTAGAAAGGGTGAGCCAGAGAGCTTAGGAAATCATCTTTCCTAGTTGTAGACCATTTTGTATTTATACAATTATGTATGTAGTATTTCTTATCCTAATTGAAAATGTAGAGTTTCTCAAGTGTAGATAGATCTTTTCCATGTATTTCAATTGGAACAAAATGTCTTGGAAAATATGATGTGCTTTTCTCATTTGAAATGCATAGCTTCTTTTTATCTCTTTCCCCTTTTAACATGTTTTACAGGtcttcttttctgtttaacactGACCATGTATTCTTTACATGCCTAAGGTTATATAAGTGCATGCCCTGCTTGCAAACTTCCATTCTTTGTCTTTTTGTACCTAAAATCTTATGCGTCCTTGTTTTTATTGCTATttgtctttgttttgttttttcccaaTGAAATTGATTTCTTTGCGTAAATTGAGTGAAGCCAATGGCTATTAGTGCTCTTTCGATAATGttcatgtttttggtttttgggtttCGGTTCTCGggttttctttgaaaattttactCTGACAATGTGcaattggttatattttatataatatatagatttctcTTCTAGTTATAAGCTTTAAAAAAACTAGCTataaaatagaaggaaaaaaaaaaaaaaccagaaatactagattaaaaacttttttaaattgtttataaaataaagctcattttgataaatgtttttctttttgtcacagaaaacaaaatcatatatGTTATCAAAGGGAGTGCTATAAAATCTGGTTTGCGTTTTAAAAACAGTTTTATCATTCTTCCTTATAGTAGTTTGTCTTGGATCAGATTTGGATCTACTCCCAAGGATTTGTGTGTTGGAATGCTTAAGATTATACATTTAGCCAAAAGTTGTAGATTCTTCTTGCTGATCAACGATTATTACAATAGCGGATAATCCAATCACATAGCTAATTCCAAATATGCTTGTGAATGAGATAATTGTCCTTTCAACATAGCTGCATTTCATTTTGGAAGATGATTGAATCTCCTTGTCTTTTATTCTGTTTTCAGATTCCTGAATTTACTAGTCTCATTTCAGtatttcaccccaaaaaaaagagaaaaaaaaaaaaagaaagtctcaTTTCAGTAGTGTACTATTCCTTAAAATACCACCAAGtcatttttcattaacaatAATGACACCAAACCTTTATTATTGacaactctttttatttttttatattttttggaggGTATCATTCTTATAAATTAGTGAATATGTATTTGCATCATATTTTGATCTTGTAATAACAGTGtaatttcatataatatatatatatatatatatatataaagcagaAAACCAAATTTGCTTGTATATAATCCCAAAGTCTATCTATATGTCCCATCATTAATATTTCCGCGACGACAGTCAGAGAACACCATGACTCATTAAATTAAATCTACCATCAAAATCGtaactttttgtgttttttttttctttgggcttCCAATAAACACGCTTTCAACGTTGATTCGAGTCCTAAAAAGTTGGCATCTTGTCCTAGCCACTTTGATGTTAACAGGTGGTATTAAGTCAATCTATTAGACTAATTTTCTTATACTAAATTGTTAATAACAAACCTAGAGAGGATTAAAACTAcgtatatatatcttattattattatatatgtataaattactTTACTTTTCTCGCTTCCCAAAAAGAAAGGATCACAAATGTTTTGGACTGATTGTTCTTCACCGATGTGCTGGAAGTTCCTGATTGCAAAAGGAATCAAAATCCCATTATCCGAGCAATTAATAAAGAAGTTTGGTGGGTCATACTCATAATCATAACGACAGATATTTAGCTTCTTATGTTGGTTTTGCTAATACGTGGGCGTTCTCATCCTTCTTCCCATAGGCtctcttcttattattatatgcCTGCCTAAGGAAAATCATCCAATGTAGTGTCATTTCTTTGTTCTTGTCTTTACAGTGACTCGAACGCACGACATTCGCACCCAAGTATGCCACTTTGTCTCAgtatcatttttaattattatggaaaaaatcaactatacaattaatttgcagtttattttttttatgatttctttGAGTTACAATTTATCTAGTTAgtgtttaatatattttttttcaactttgtaGG
Proteins encoded in this window:
- the LOC107417070 gene encoding glutamate receptor 3.4 isoform X1; amino-acid sequence: MKMFGITRLGHLSMRGMLVSLIFCLWFPLGVFGGTLNATVHSSRPKTLNIGALFTSNSVIGRSAKPAILAAVDDVNSDPTVLQGTKLNVVVHDTNCSAFLGTVEALQLVESDVVAAIGPQSSGIAHVISHVVNELHVPLLSFGATDATLSSLQYPYFVRTTQSDYFQMHAIADFVDYHEWKEVIAIFVDDDYGRNGISVLGDALSKKRAKITYKAAFSPGAPKSAINELLVGVNLMESRVYVVHVNPDTGLEIFSVAKSLGMMGGGYVWIATDWLPSVLDSIEPNTQTMNLLQGVVAFRHHTPDTDAKKNFMSRINNPNQKGSVKLNSFALYAYDSVWLAARALDVFFNEGGNISFSNDPKLQDTSNSTLRLTSLRIFDGGQQYLQTILKMNMTGLSGRFQFDVDKNLIHPAYDILNIGGSGSRRVGYWSNYSHLSVVAPEILYTKPPNTSTSSQRLYSIIWPGETTTTPRGWVFPNNGKPLRIAVPNRVSYKEFVAKDKGPPGVKGYSIDVFEAAINLLPYPVPRTYMLFGNGKRNPEYSDLVYQVAENQYDAAVGDVTITTNRTKIVDFTQPYMESGLVVVAPVKKEKSSAWAFLKPFTWQMWAVTCAFFLSVGAVVWILEHRINHEFRGPPSQQLITIFWFSFSTMFFSHRENTVSTLGRLVLIIWLFVVLIINSSYTASLTSILTVQQLTSRIEGIDSLITTTDRIGVQDGSFAWRYLIDELNIAESRLVKLRNMEAYLDALLRGPKNGGVAAVVDELPYIELFMSNSKCEFRTVGQEFTKSGWGFAFQRDSPLAVDLSTAILQLSENGDLQKIHNKWLTQNGCSMQISDVSDDNRLSFNSFWGLFLICGIACFIALTVFFCRIFCQYRKFIPENGNGDIEEIEPERTSRRSIRSTSFKDLMDFVDRKEEEIKKILKRKNSDNKQASQSSDGQPNSPP
- the LOC107417070 gene encoding glutamate receptor 3.4 isoform X2, with translation MLLSMTRIAVHFLERLKLVESDVVAAIGPQSSGIAHVISHVVNELHVPLLSFGATDATLSSLQYPYFVRTTQSDYFQMHAIADFVDYHEWKEVIAIFVDDDYGRNGISVLGDALSKKRAKITYKAAFSPGAPKSAINELLVGVNLMESRVYVVHVNPDTGLEIFSVAKSLGMMGGGYVWIATDWLPSVLDSIEPNTQTMNLLQGVVAFRHHTPDTDAKKNFMSRINNPNQKGSVKLNSFALYAYDSVWLAARALDVFFNEGGNISFSNDPKLQDTSNSTLRLTSLRIFDGGQQYLQTILKMNMTGLSGRFQFDVDKNLIHPAYDILNIGGSGSRRVGYWSNYSHLSVVAPEILYTKPPNTSTSSQRLYSIIWPGETTTTPRGWVFPNNGKPLRIAVPNRVSYKEFVAKDKGPPGVKGYSIDVFEAAINLLPYPVPRTYMLFGNGKRNPEYSDLVYQVAENQYDAAVGDVTITTNRTKIVDFTQPYMESGLVVVAPVKKEKSSAWAFLKPFTWQMWAVTCAFFLSVGAVVWILEHRINHEFRGPPSQQLITIFWFSFSTMFFSHRENTVSTLGRLVLIIWLFVVLIINSSYTASLTSILTVQQLTSRIEGIDSLITTTDRIGVQDGSFAWRYLIDELNIAESRLVKLRNMEAYLDALLRGPKNGGVAAVVDELPYIELFMSNSKCEFRTVGQEFTKSGWGFAFQRDSPLAVDLSTAILQLSENGDLQKIHNKWLTQNGCSMQISDVSDDNRLSFNSFWGLFLICGIACFIALTVFFCRIFCQYRKFIPENGNGDIEEIEPERTSRRSIRSTSFKDLMDFVDRKEEEIKKILKRKNSDNKQASQSSDGQPNSPP